The genomic stretch TGTTTGGTTGATGTTGAGATCTGGTCCATGCTTTTGGATTGAGTAGGGGTGAGTAAGTTTAGCTTATCTCTTGATATTCCTGACCATTTGTTGTTATTTGACTCTGTAATGCGGGGGAGGGCAAAGAGAAATTGTAGGATTCTCATTTGGTTATCTGCTATGAGGACTATTTGATTAATTAGAAATAATACTTTATTTAATGGGGGGATGAACGGGAGCCATGAGATTGTTCTTGTGTCAAAATTCTTAACTTTGGATTGAATTGTGTCAGGTCGGTTGGTCAACTAAGTGATTCTAAAACTATTTGAATGTTTAATCTTATAGAAACTTCTGAAATAGTTTTTTTTATTCGAGTTATGTATTCTTTGTGCTCGctttaatatatttttaattagTATGCGTTTATAAAAAAAGTATGCATGCTACGCTATTTTTAACTAGTATGGTTTAAAAATCACATACACTTATTTATTTTTCTACTTTttcaattaaaaatatattttttaaaaattaatcaaaataattatttcaattttaaacttaaaaaatatattttaacAAAGTAATTTTTTAATTAAACTTACTCATAGacataattaaaatattaaaaataaatttcttaaaaaaatagaattttttttttaaatatccagaattttaaaaaaattttcaaaattaacccatttttcaaaaaaattacagAAATGGCCAATTTTTGCCATTTTTTACccttaggcgccaccctagttggcgcctacccttaaagggtagggcaagtcgccactaggagtggcgcctatgcccaaacctttttttttttttttttaaatgttttattaatttttttttttaattttttttttaaatattagatatttgataaatatatttttttttaaattatattaatttatattaatacttatatataaataaaattattacaagatatatatatatatattaatttatatatatattaatttatatatatatatatatatatatatatatatatatatatatatatatatatatattaatttaatttataaacaattaatattatacacatttatcctaatatatataaatatttatttacaagatatatatatatatatatatatatatatatattaatttatatatattaaattatatatattaatttaatttataagtaaataatattatttataaattaatttatatatgtataaagatatgatagacaatatttttaaagataaagataaagatataaagataataaacagaaaatatttttatttaaataatagataagacaaatattacaaagatatgattaattacatatgatgcggtcccttgtacgatccgcacgggggaggtctagttactcgcctagacggttcacgtggtggtggtgcttccctattaccaccccttgccctaacgcgcccccttgccgcttgctgttgtggttgggtcgaagtcccttcagtgctgtaggaaagacgggtcccctctgcgccctcgaagctttgtctcggtgggacaaactgactactgttgggtgcgccctcgaaatgtggtctttggtagtttagggttgaatcgggttggccaaagtgCAATGTTTGTTGGGGTGTGTAGTAGTCAtgttggtagtcctcttgtagacccgtgtcggggctaggtggaggactggaagagcttgGGAAATTGTCGTGttggaagtgttgggattggtggaagtagggggattgatattgtggtaggtgttgggactgttgatggtggtgggaatgttgagtttgttgttggtagtcttcatggtattgggattgagtttgtggtatgtattgttgattttgttggggggtggacatgtgttgtggttgttgttgttggtaatatggtggtggtggttgttgttggtaataaggtggtggtggttgttgttggtaaaatggttgtggtggttgttgttggtaataaggtggtggttgttgttgttgggaatactgtggtggttgttgttgttggaaatatggctgttgcatacggggatcgtccaaatagaacgggtcagacacaatcatttctggattggtatttgctctataccattccacatattcgcgtgtcggcttcatttcgttgggcgccaccggaaattgtagaacatagtgggcacggtctttccacatttttcgaaactccttagcaaattccttccaattttgggcataccactggtggctgactttttttagatgccaaggttccatagacattggggggcctgggatttcttgatgcattccgaattgaagcttgacacggtcactttggtgcatctccacagtggtgaaccgcattatggccgtttttgctgtccaaacagctgcatcttcggggttgggttgatgttccaatcccaaatatggcctccaaataaactgcaaagaaaaaagtaaatatgttatttatcgagaatgcatgacattaataaatcagttagaagttgagtgatttagtggtaatacatcctgtgctcggagacgatccaacagttgacgataaaatataattttatttttgggggtaagactgtaatccagtccggttgtaatgaacctaaaaaaaaagataaataatattagttacaaatatgtatagaataaatatatacaaaatgaaataagatcataaatttacctagttgcgtaggggtaggagtagtcattaggattttctggggctagcctcggcaatctccaccacccccatgtttgaagcaaaaaagcacatccggaaaatgtacagtgctcattttgtgcatttttacacaaagagctatataggaatgctaatactgcagaaccccaactatatgtgcttattctatcaatgtccccgagcaaactcaagtacataaaatttatgctatttcccgtcccttcgggaaatagcaagttcccaaacaatagcataatgtaaacccgggtttttatgactttttcttgttcggaggattcctcagtcaaagttatggagtcgtggtacaattgtaggctagataatttaataccctgaccccttgctttggcagacccctcaccctcgaccagatctacccccaacatctgaacacatatttggttaggctgttgaacatttccggtgacaggcttaccatctattctaagacctaaaagcatgtacacgtcctctaatgtgacggtacattcacctGTTGGTAGGTGAAAGGTGTGTGTctcaggtctccaacgttcacacagagccaaAATGAATTTGGCATCAATGGTGGCATTAACGACATGCATTacatgaccgaaacccgcacgctctatgtaaggtacgcaccatgggtctggataaggcattgggtgtgaacgttgacgaaatttcttgggatcctttaaaaacaaacaatataaaaaattattatattggacttttaaaaaactaactacaaacatacgaaagaggcaatgttcaagaaaaacttacgaatgaggcaatgtttgccctagttcctctgtgttcttggcccatggtaagaagcgacatgactgcaatgtaggaagaagcttggtggatgagaagtttcgcctgagttctctgaataaaagtgttagtggtagatgaaaacttgcaagaatgaccctctatttatactcTTTTTCAAGTAAactgaatatgcaaaaatgtgacaagtgtaagggatgcgtggtagtgttggcatgcattggtggaatctgatgatgcagaaacgtgacaagtgtgaggcatgcgtgggaatcttgcagaataggtgcagactacgtggcagtgttggcatgcataggtgcagactaggtgggagttgtcttgtcttggggaagacttggtggaatctgatgacgcagaaacgtgacaagtgtgaggcatgcatgggaatcttgcagaataggtgcagactacgtggcagtgttggcatgcataggtgcagactaggtgggagttgtcttgtcttggggaagacttggtggaatctgatgacgcagaaacgtgacaagtgtgaggcatgcgtgggaatcttgcagaataggtgtCACACTGTACAGGTCAGATGAGAAGTTAAGTGTCACAGAGATAGTAGAATCCAATTTTAGCTTTGATATCCCCCAATAATTTATTTAAcggttgaaatttgactttcaAATATTTATTATTGTCGTGTACGCGTGCACTTTCAAATATTtatcaaaaagaaaaacaaataattatattgtaattaaattattttatgttttattacAACTTTAAATTGAATACTTCATTTAGTTACGCCATACTAATTGGCGTATATGTGTTATAAAGTAGAAAAAGTCCAAAACACCTGCATGGGATAGGTTGgaatgcattagtacagactaggtgggagtgttgcattcaagggtgtgacacgtgtaaggcatgcgtgggaatctctgagacttggtggtgaaaagttcaggctaggtgggagttgtcttgtcttggggaagacttggtggaatctgatgatgcaaaggtgtgacaagtgtaaggcatgcgtgggaatcttgcagaataggtgcagactagttggtagtgttggcatgcattggtgcagactaggtgggagttgtcttgtcttggggaagacttggtggaatctgatgatgcaaaggtgtgacacgtggaaggcatgcatgggaatcttgcagaataggtggTAGGAAACAGTgttgaagaaaatgcaaggaaataacactttatttataggaaaagatctgggttgtacaccagtctacctaaccctaattctcccaaaaatttataaataatattatttacttataaattaaattaatatatatataattaatatatatatatatatatatatatatatatatatatatatattgtaaataaatattatatatattaattaaatgtgtataatattaattgtttataaattaaattaatatatatatatatatatatatatatatatatatatataaattaatatatataaattaatatatatatatcttgtaataattttatttatatataagtgttaatataattaatataatttataaaaaaaatatatttatcaaatatctaatatttaaaaaataaaaataaaaaaaaaaattaataaaacatttaaaaaaaaaaaaaaaaaaaaaaaaaaaaaaaaaaaagggattgggcataggcgccacccctagtggcgacttgccctacccattaagggtaggcgccaactagggtggcgcctatgtacacaattagggcaaattttgcccatttgtgtaatttttttgaaaaaatggttaattttgaaattttttttaaaattctggatatttaaaaaaaaaattcaaaaaaatactATTAAACATTTAAAAAATTGTGAGAATCTAATGCCCCCCTCTCTCTCTCCATTCATGATGAAAGGCCAGATGACAAGATCCATTATTAAGGGACAATTATTGGCCTACCACGCCAATTTCATTTTCATTTATTTATTACAAATCTTAATATATTTCTCACTTGAGAAATTTCAAGATATATAATAAACAAAAATGGTTTAATCTGGGCAGTTTCATAAATAAAGAAAATTGATCCCAACAACCTAAAATAGATATTTTCTTTTTGGAGGAAGGATGGGTTTGTGTACATGGTTCCAACACAAATTCACCGATCCTGTTCTCTTGGTTCTCCGAGGGTACTATACTTATGAACTCAACTATGTTCTTGTTCTTTCTATTTTAATGTTTTGGTTTAGTTCTATAGTGAAACCTTTTTCTAAAGTTGTTCAGTTAATTATATTTTATGGAAGGTTTGGTTTTATTAATTTCTGTGTTTTTCTTTGTTCAGTGGTGCTGAGCCGAAGCAGTTGTCTTTCTCTGCTGCTCTTGGGATTACACTTGGAGTGTTTCCTATTTGTGGTAAGTTGTTAGTTGTTTGAGTTTGGTTTCAAATATCATTTATCATGGTATCTCTTTGGATACCTTAATTAGAGGTACACTTGTGCTTGAAAAATTAGTTAGAAAAGTTAGTTAAAGTTTGTTAGAAGAAAGTTAGTTTGTTGATGGTAGTGAAGTTGTTCATTCTTTAAGAATTTTACATATAGAACTCCTCACTCCTCGTGTATTTTCTAGAATCGCGGATGGAACTAAGAAAGTTTTACAAAATTGGTTTGTAAGGTGAAGATTGTTGCCTTATAAATATATATGTGTAGGTCATATATAATTTGATTGGGAACTCTTAACACACTTCTTTTGAAACAGGTGTCACTGTGCTTCTCTGCGGTATTGCTATAACGTTACTTGGATCGTTTGTTAACGCTCCCATTCTATTGCTTGCAAACTTCATTGCTACTCCCATTGAGTTGAGGTAACTTTATTTAACAAATTGCTATTGTTTGCGGTATAGTACTTTAACCCTATTGATGTTGAAGTCCTAACTGAAAGGTTTATTTTACACATATTTCAGTTTGATTATACCGTTTCTGCGTCTCGGCGAATTTATCACCCGTTCGCCTCATTTCACTCTATCATCCGATGTTTTAAAGAAAGTTCTTACCGGTCAAGCTTCAAAGCAGGTCCTACTAAGCATTGCCAATGCGGTAAGTAGCTTATGCGATAAACATAGTTTGCGTGATTATGCACGATGTGATCACAATCGCGTTTGAAATAATTTGCTCATCGATATTTTTTGCAGTTATTAGGGTGGCTAGCTGCATCGCCTTTAATTTTGGCAAGTCTTTACATATCACTGCTACCGTGCTTTAAATTTCTAATTCGAAAACTCAGCAGTCCTCCTTCGAGTCCAAGGATGCCGCTCCAACCATTGTCAGATGTCGGGTTTAAGGCAAGGGACGTTTGACAGATAACCACTTAATCTGCATTCATCGGGAGTGATCCGTCATTCGCATGTTGTATTATTGAATTGTTTCATAGTGAAACACGTTATATATACTTATTCAAAAAActacactgacagtgtaaaatagTTGTACACGCATATTCGATATGAATTAGTCAATTCTCTCAAGTGGTTGAATTGTTTGTAAATGTGAATACCTGTCTCATGAATTAATCTTTAAGTTATTTTTTCGTGTATTATCCGTAACAAACAGGTTTGAATCACAGAAGATTAATAGTAAGATCAAATGAACAGAAAATTTTAAATTACATGTTGATAACTTATACATAACTCTCATATAAGAACAATGCTACAATGTAAAGAATCATAAGGAAAAAAAAGTCCATGATCTTGTTGCCAATCTGCACAGGGATATATCAAAGTTTGCCGTGACGAATTGATCAAACCCTCCATAAAACTACCAAGTTTCTCACCAATCCAAGTTCTTGCACCAAGGATGAACAAGAAATGATGTAAAAGTGAAAGAAGAATCTCTTAGATCTTCATATTCCTATTGGTTGATTCGCACATTTTGCTCTTCAACATCTACGCGTGAGTTAGCACTGATCCCGACTTCTCCAGAGACATTTTGGAAATTACTGTTATCTACCTGCATATTGGATGTTTCGGTCGAAGATTTCGGAGTAGGTAGTAGTGACAGACGGCAAAGAGGGCAGGTGCTGTGGCTGGCGAGCCAAAGATCAATGCAGCTCATATGAAACGTATGGCCGCATACCGGTATCTGTTGAAGTCTGTCATCGGGTTGGTAGTCCAGAAGACATACTGAGCATCTGCAACAATCGTTTAGATGAAGAAAGCGAAAGATAACACAGATTTTGATTTAATCAAGGAAATAGAGAgacaaaagaaaagaaaaataaaaagtTGAAAGAATCTGCAAGATTAAGTTTTATGAATCAAAAAGTATTGTAAGCACAATTTGAGGTTAGAGTAAGAACATTCACACAAGTCAAATCATAAAAGGAGAAACAGTAATAAAACTGAAGTAAACTCACAGTGTATCTTTGACAGAAAAGCTTTCGTTGTACACAATAATAGGCAACATCTCTCTCAATTCCTTCTTCAACCCCAAATCAGACTGCAATAAGTTAAGAATATCAGTTTGAAACTAGTTCTAGTTCGCACTCTATCGGACTAATACTTTTGATCGAAGGCGTGTAAGTTACACATATGTAGTGTCTGACACCAACAAGACACGAGTATACATTCGTGTATATCAGATTACTATTTTGGAAGAGACAAAATCAACTTTGAAGGTGTATCATTGATTTCAGTATAAAAATCACTTATAGACTCAAGCTATATACCTAACTTCATGTAGAACGAATTTTGAAAAGCATAATCAATTATACTCAATCATGTCAAAAACAATTATACACATTCAAAATCAATTATGAGAACTCCAAACATGAAACCAAATATACACTAAACATAAATTATTTTACACTCATTTCAATTGTAGTCAAAATCAATTTTTAACAAAGCAAGAGATAATCACTTTTATTTTAAGCTAAAAAAAAAAATCCAAGTCAACATATCACGAAATGTAGATTAGGATAAGGACAACTTACATTGGAGATACCATTGTTGTGATTATGATGTTGTAGAACAGAAACAGACCTCATCCTGATAGAAGACCAATCAA from Lathyrus oleraceus cultivar Zhongwan6 chromosome 7, CAAS_Psat_ZW6_1.0, whole genome shotgun sequence encodes the following:
- the LOC127108101 gene encoding uncharacterized protein LOC127108101 encodes the protein MGLCTWFQHKFTDPVLLVLRGGAEPKQLSFSAALGITLGVFPICGVTVLLCGIAITLLGSFVNAPILLLANFIATPIELSLIIPFLRLGEFITRSPHFTLSSDVLKKVLTGQASKQVLLSIANALLGWLAASPLILASLYISLLPCFKFLIRKLSSPPSSPRMPLQPLSDVGFKARDV
- the LOC127108100 gene encoding RING-H2 finger protein ATL7 — translated: METSTNKSQGSSSSSTTTDSDIDNNDSGCCSSSSSNGSDASAAAELKLYRAFIFSVPVFFTLILVFLFYVFYLKPRRVDWSSIRMRSVSVLQHHNHNNGISNSDLGLKKELREMLPIIVYNESFSVKDTLCSVCLLDYQPDDRLQQIPVCGHTFHMSCIDLWLASHSTCPLCRLSLLPTPKSSTETSNMQVDNSNFQNVSGEVGISANSRVDVEEQNVRINQ